The Juglans microcarpa x Juglans regia isolate MS1-56 chromosome 2S, Jm3101_v1.0, whole genome shotgun sequence genome has a window encoding:
- the LOC121251447 gene encoding putative pentatricopeptide repeat-containing protein At1g10330, whose translation MLHSPESLLQLLQSFPKPPNQIKQIHSLLITKGHLLCSSNITASNSKWMSTLLYNALQRAYLSLGQARNTLVLFTHMLAHQSPPNSHTFPSLIKAAATCLPSLGKPLHTQVVKRGVLRDPFIQTSFVSFYAHLGELFDARKMFEEISQPCIVAYNAMLDAFGKNGDMRSALLLFDCMPERDVVSWTSVIDGFGRNGCFHEAVKFFEKMMVHEDVMSCSLKPNEATYVSVLSSCANLDGGGSLYRGKQIHGYAIRNEIELTVFTQTALIDLYGKKGCLRDAVNVFDQMVFKEVCTWNAMMSSLASNGREMDALDAFEKMKVEGQHPNEVTFVAVLTACARGKLVELGLKLFKSMLHESGIVPSMEHYGCIVDLLGRAGLLKEATDIISSMPFEPDGSVLGALFGACKIHGAIELANIVGQRLLDLQPRHCGRYVTLSNVNAVMEKWDHAADLRKAMVEAGIQKVPAYSLIDSI comes from the coding sequence atGCTACATTCACCGGAGTCCCTACTCCAGCTCCTCCAAAGCTTCCCCAAACCTCCAAACCAAATCAAACAGATTCATTCCCTCCTAATTACTAAGGGTCACCTTCTCTGTAGCTCAAACATTACAGCTTCGAATTCGAAATGGATGAGCACCCTCCTCTACAACGCCCTGCAGAGAGCTTATCTCAGTCTTGGACAAGCTCGCAACACGCTTGTTCTCTTCACCCACATGCTTGCCCACCAATCCCCTCCCAACAGCCACACCTTCCCTTCCCTAATCAAAGCCGCCGCCACTTGCTTACCCTCTTTGGGCAAACCCCTTCACACCCAAGTCGTCAAGCGTGGTGTTCTGCGTGACCCTTTTATTCAGACGTCATTTGTGAGTTTCTATGCTCATCTCGGCGAACTATTTGACGCCCGTAAGATGTTTGAGGAAATTTCGCAACCTTGCATTGTGGCTTACAACGCAATGCTTGATGCGTTTGGTAAGAATGGGGACATGAGGTCTGctcttttactttttgattGTATGCCAGAGAGAGATGTGGTCTCATGGACAAGTGTTATCGATGGATTTGGGAGGAATGGTTGCTTTCATGAGGCGGttaaattttttgagaaaatgatggTGCATGAGGATGTGATGTCATGCTCGTTAAAGCCTAACGAAGCTACATATGTGAGTGTGCTATCCTCATGTGCTAATTTAGATGGCGGTGGATCTCTTTATCGTGGAAAGCAGATTCATGGATATGCTATTCGGAATGAGATTGAATTGACTGTTTTTACTCAGACAGCATTAATAGATCTTTACGGTAAGAAAGGCTGTTTGAGAGATGCTGTAAATGTTTTTGACCAAATGGTTTTTAAAGAGGTTTGCACCTGGAATGCAATGATGTCTTCACTTGCATCCAATGGGAGAGAGATGGACGCTTTGGATGCGTTTGAGAAGATGAAGGTGGAAGGGCAGCATCCTAATGAGGTCACATTTGTTGCTGTTCTAACGGCCTGTGCTCGTGGAAAACTCGTGGAGTTGGGTTTGAAATTGTTCAAGTCAATGCTGCATGAGTCTGGGATTGTACCCTCAATGGAACATTATGGATGTATAGTTGATCTCTTGGGAAGAGCAGGACTACTTAAGGAAGCAACTGATATTATAAGCAGTATGCCTTTTGAGCCTGATGGTTCTGTATTGGGAGCTCTTTTTGGTGCTTGTAAGATTCATGGAGCCATTGAACTGGCAAATATAGTTGGACAAAGGCTGCTAGATTTGCAGCCACGGCATTGTGGGCGTTACGTGACTTTATCAAACGTCAATGCTGTGATGGAGAAATGGGATCATGCCGCTGATCTAAGAAAAGCAATGGTGGAGGCTGGAATTCAGAAAGTTCCGGCCTATAGTTTGATTGACTCCATCTAG
- the LOC121251391 gene encoding probable WRKY transcription factor 31 — MAKGSGLSVDSDPIGFFCHQPMVLNSFPEDNPGREPKWKLGAMDAALTSSAPPTIQFPLNLNWSRRQDSPSSSDNKRTVIDEVDFFAEKHGRDNKASCTDTDRKDSRDRQAALEFNVNTGLNLLTTNTSSDQSMVDDGLSPNVEDKRAKSEMAVLQTEFKRMKTENQRLKEMIDQVSTNYNTLRMHFVTLMKAQPSKNPEESGILVDGKNNGSLIVPRQFMDLRLATNGDANNENSLSTLMEERSREWNRSGSPGKTAEAMASEFITSKSGNLNEELVFHQDKKEDGSKIGRGDRSPDQASQEWSPPNKVPRFNPPNDVLHDQTEAATMRKARVSVRARSEAPMITDGCQWRKYGQKMAKGNPCPRAYYRCTMANGCPVRKQVQRCAEDRTILVTTYEGNHSHPLPPNAMAMASTTSSAAQMLLSGSMSSADGIMNSNFLTSTLLPCSSNMATISASAPFPTITLDLTQSPNPLQFQIPFSNLAQSISDAQTTSLPQIFGQALHINQSRFSGLQMSGQDMDPSQLGHLQPHALALMNQLGQQNSLSDTLSAATAAIAADPNFTSALVAAITSIIGASSQTNNNSNNNANLTSTTSSNANLTSPSNSNGNNNISNSSFQGN, encoded by the exons ATGGCCAAAGGAAGTGGACTTTCTGTTGATTCAGATCCGATTGGGTTCTTTTGCCACCAGCCAATGGTACTCAACTCGTTCCCTGAAGACAACCCTGGCCGAGAACCCAAGTGGAAGCTGGGTGCCATGGATGCCGCTCTCACCAGCTCAGCTCCCCCGACTATCCAATTCCCACTCAACCTTAACTGGTCCCGTCGCCAAGATTCTCCTTCATCGTCAGACAACAAACGCACTGTTATCGACGAGGTGGACTTCTTTGCCGAGAAACACGGCCGAGACAACAAAGCTTCCTGTACCGATACCGACAGAAAAGACTCGCGGGACCGTCAGGCCGCGTTAGAGTTTAACGTAAAC aCTGGTTTGAATCTTCTTACTACCAACACTAGTAGCGACCAATCCATGGTGGACGATGGCCTATCACCGAACGTGGAAGATAAAAGAGCTAAGAGTGAG ATGGCTGTTCTTCAAACTGAGTTTAAGCGAATGAAGACCGAGAATCAGCGTCTAAAAGAGATGATTGATCAGGTTTCTACCAATTATAATACTCTACGGATGCATTTCGTTACTCTTATGAAGGCTCAGCCATCCAAAAACCCTGAAGAAAGTGGTATATTGGTGGATGGCAAAAACAATGGATCACTAATAGTGCCAAGACAGTTCATGGATCTTCGGCTGGCGACTAATGGTGATGCTAATAATGAGAACTCGTTGTCTACATTAATGGAAGAAAGAAGCCGGGAGTGGAACCGGTCAGGATCGCCAGGTAAAACGGCAGAAGCCATGGCGTCAGAGTTTATAACGAGTAAAAGTGGGAATCTGAACGAGGAGCTTGTGTTTCATCAGGATAAAAAGGAAGATGGTAGTAAAATTGGGAGAGGGGATCGTAGCCCAGATCAAGCTTCACAAGAATGGAGTCCTCCTAATAAGGTTCCTAGATTCAATCCTCCAAACGATGTACTTCATGATCAAACGGAGGCCGCCACGATGAGGAAGGCCCGCGTATCGGTTAGAGCTCGATCAGAGGCGCCTATG ATCACTGATGGCTGCCAATGGCGGAAGTATGGACAGAAGATGGCTAAGGGAAACCCATGTCCTCGAGCTTACTATCGCTGCACCATGGCTAATGGTTGCCCAGTCCGAAAACAA GTACAGAGATGTGCAGAAGATCGGACGATCCTTGTAACAACATATGAAGGCAATCATAGCCATCCCTTACCCCCGAACGCCATGGCAATGGCATCGACAACTTCATCAGCAGCACAAATGCTGCTGTCGGGCTCTATGTCTAGTGCTGATGGAATAATGAACTCAAATTTCCTCACTAGTACACTGCTGCCATGCTCCTCTAACATGGCAACCATCTCAGCCTCAGCCCCATTTCCCACTATTACATTAGACTTAACTCAATCCCCCAACCCATTACAATTCCAAATCCCATTCTCAAACCTAGCCCAGAGCATTTCCGATGCCCAGACCACATCGTTGCCTCAAATATTTGGTCAAGCACTTCACATTAATCAATCAAGATTCTCTGGTCTTCAAATGTCCGGCCAAGATATGGACCCTTCTCAATTGGGTCACCTTCAGCCACACGCATTGGCATTAATGAACCAGTTGGGGCAGCAGAACTCGCTTTCTGATACCCTCAGTGCTGCCACTGCTGCCATTGCCGCGGACCCGAACTTCACTTCAGCTCTTGTAGCAGCCATCACTTCGATTATTGGTGCTAGTTCTCAAACGAACAACAATAGTAACAACAATGCCAACTTGACAAGCACTACCAGCAGCAATGCCAACTTAACTTCTCCTAGCAACAGCAATGGCAACAAtaatatcagcaattcaagttTCCAAGGCAATTGA
- the LOC121252046 gene encoding aspartic proteinase A1-like produces the protein MVSSSPLHSAPFVAISVSKMKTRSRTTLAALLLLFLLSPTVFSTPNDRLIRIGLKKKKLDESNRLAGQIDSKERVTVRAPVRKYYLHGNSEDDTSIVALKNYMDAQYFGEIGIGTPSQKFTVIFDTGSSNLWVPSSKCYFSVACFFHSKYKSTQSSTYQKNGKSAEIHYGTGAISGFFSQDHVKLGDLIVTNQDFIEATREPSITFLAAKFDGILGLGFQEISVGNALPVWYNMVNQGLIKEPVFSFWLNRNIEGEEGGEIVFGGVDSDHYNGEHTYVPVTQKGYWQFDLDDVLVDGETTGFCGDGCSAIADSGTSLLAGPTTVITQINHAIGASGVVSQECKAVIAQYGKTILDMLVAEAQPKKICSQIGFCTFSGTHSVSMGIESVVDGNKNQVSGGVHDAMCTACEMAVVWMGNQLKRNQTEDQILNYVNELCDRLPSPNGESAVQCSSLSSMPSVSFTIGGKVFDLAPDQYILKVGEGVSAQCISGFIALDVAPPRGPLWILGDIFMGRYHTVFDHGNLRVGFAEAT, from the exons ATGGTTTCCTCGAGTCCACTTCATTCCGCTCCGTTCGTAGCAATTTCAG TTTCCAAGATGAAAACCAGATCTAGAACCACTTTGGCTGCTCTTCTTCTCTTGTTCCTTCTGTCCCCAACGGTATTCTCCACGCCCAATGATCGGTTGATCCGAATTGGactcaaaaagaagaaattggaTGAAAGCAACCGGCTTGCTGGACAAATTGACTCTAAGGAACGGGTAACAGTTCGAGCTCCTGTCAGAAAATATTATCTCCATGGTAACTCTGAGGATGACACCAGTATTGTCGCACTAAAGAACTACATGGATGCTCAGTATTTTGGTGAGATTGGAATTGGTACTCCTTCTCAAAAGTTCACTGTGATATTTGACACTGGAAGTTCTAATCTTTGGGTGCCCTCTTCGAAGTGTTATTTCTCA GTTGCTTGCTTTTTTCACTCAAAGTATAAGTCCACCCAATCAAGCACCTACCAAAAGAATG GGAAATCTGCTGAGATCCATTATGGAACTGGAGCAATTTCAGGTTTCTTTAGCCAGGACCATGTCAAACTTGGGGATCTTATTGTTACGAATCAG GATTTTATCGAGGCAACCAGAGAGCCTAGCATCACGTTCTTGGCTGCCAAGTTTGATGGTATACTTGGACTTGGATTTCAAGAGATCTCAGTTGGTAATGCTCTCCCTGTCTG GTATAATATGGTCAATCAAGGTCTTATAAAAGAACCAGTTTTCTCATTTTGGTTAAACCGCAACATTGAAGGGGAAGAAGGGGGTGAGATTGTGTTTGGTGGAGTCGATTCTGATCATTACAATGGTGAGCACACCTATGTTCCTGTGACCCAGAAAGGCTATTGGCAG TTTGATTTGGACGATGTACTAGTTGATGGCGAAACAActg GATTTTGTGGTGATGGTTGTTCAGCAATTGCCGATTCCGGAACCTCTTTGTTGGCTGGCCCAACT ACTGTCATTACACAAATCAATCATGCAATTGGAGCTTCTGGGGTTGTAAGCCAAGAATGCAAGGCAGTGATTGCGCAATATGGGAAAACCATTCTGGACATGCTGGTAGCTGAg GCACAACCCAAAAAAATCTGCTCCCAGATTGGTTTCTGTACTTTTTCCGGGACTCACAGCGTTAG TATGGGCATTGAGAGTGTGGTTGATGGGAACAAAAACCAGGTATCTGGTGGGGTGCATGACGCCATGTGTACTGCTTGTGAGATGGCAGTGGTTTGGATGGGAAATCAACTAAAACGGAATCAGACAGAAGATCAGATATTGAATTATGTCAATGAG CTTTGTGACCGACTTCCCAGTCCAAATGGAGAATCAGCAGTTCAATGTAGCAGTCTATCTTCCATGCCTTCTGTTTCATTCACCATTGGTGGTAAAGTATTTGATCTTGCACCAGATCAG TATATTCTTAAAGTGGGAGAGGGAGTTTCTGCTCAATGCATTAGTGGATTTATTGCTTTGGATGTGGCCCCGCCCCGTGGACCTCTCTG GATTCTGGGAGACATTTTCATGGGCCGCTATCACACAGTGTTTGATCATGGGAATCTTAGGGTTGGATTTGCTGAAGCAACTTAA
- the LOC121251595 gene encoding mitogen-activated protein kinase kinase kinase 18-like: MDWTRGQAIGHGSSATVSLATSHLYGSVFAVKSAELSQSEFLQREQQILSSLSVTPHMVNYKGYDVTMENNMLMYNLFMEYVPGGTLTDVIRTCGGRLEESVIGCYTQQIVQGLEYLHSQGFVHCDIKGRNILISEENGAKIADFGCARWVDDKVGKDREMPKIGGTPMFMAPEVVHGEEQGFPCDIWALGCTVIEMATGGAPWPNVSDPISALFQIAYSGELPEFPSFLSEQANDFLDKCLRRSPKERWTASQLLKHPFLVEFNSSAKIIQESSYSNSPTTILDQGFWNSLEDSELNLGSLIEENPGAERIRRLSLLSEAPDWTWDEKWITIRGNNGEEINMIMDVAEAEADGIMCCSGSATASISKAMVELKSTVGSEGLICFSDSNLNSSSGNLISFFQCGKRSVALSHFGFERDKDKLFLPSIPSF, translated from the coding sequence ATGGATTGGACCAGAGGACAGGCCATCGGCCATGGCTCATCCGCCACCGTCTCCCTAGCCACCTCTCATCTTTACGGGAGCGTTTTCGCCGTGAAGTCGGCGGAGCTATCCCAATCTGAGTTCTTGCAAAGAGAGCAACAAATTCTCTCCTCTTTGAGCGTTACTCCTCATATGGTCAACTACAAGGGTTATGACGTTACCATGGAGAACAACATGCTCATGTACAACCTCTTCATGGAGTATGTCCCCGGAGGCACGCTTACCGATGTAATTCGCACCTGTGGAGGCCGGCTTGAAGAATCGGTGATCGGATGTTACACGCAGCAGATTGTACAGGGGCTGGAGTACTTGCATTCGCAGGGCTTTGTGCATTGTGACATCAAAGGCAGGAACATTTTGATTAGTGAAGAAAATGGTGCCAAAATTGCTGACTTTGGATGTGCTAGGTGGGTTGATGATAAAGTTGGGAAGGACAGGGAAATGCCGAAGATTGGCGGCACGCCTATGTTTATGGCGCCGGAGGTGGTGCATGGAGAGGAGCAGGGGTTCCCTTGCGACATTTGGGCACTTGGGTGCACAGTTATTGAAATGGCTACAGGCGGTGCACCGTGGCCTAATGTGTCTGACCCAATATCGGCCTTGTTCCAGATTGCATATTCCGGTGAATTGCCTGAGTTTCCAAGTTTTCTATCCGAGCAAGCAAATGATTTCTTGGATAAGTGCCTGAGGAGAAGTCCAAAGGAGCGGTGGACAGCTAGTCAACTTCTTAAGCATCCATTTCTTGTGGAATTCAATTCCAGTGCAAAGATAATTCAAGAATCCAGTTATTCAAATTCTCCTACAACTATTCTTGATCAAGGCTTTTGGAACTCGCTGGAAGACTCAGAATTAAATCTAGGCAGTCTTATTGAGGAAAACCCGGGTGCTGAAAGGATCAGACGGTTGTCGTTGCTTTCAGAGGCACCTGATTGGACATGGGATGAAAAATGGATCACAATAAGGGGGAATAATGGTGAGGAAATCAATATGATTATGGATGTTGCTGAAGCTGAAGCTGATGGTATAATGTGTTGCAGTGGGTCAGCAACAGCTTCCATTAGTAAAGCAATGGTAGAACTGAAAAGCACAGTTGGTAGTGAGGGGTTGATTTGTTTTTCAGATAGCAATTTAAATAGCAGTAGTGGgaatttaattagtttctttCAATGTGGGAAAAGAAGTGTAGCTTTGAGCCATTTCGGTTTTGAGAGGGACAAAGATAAGTTGTTTCTTCCTTCAATTCCAAGTTTTTAA
- the LOC121253243 gene encoding dirigent protein 22-like, whose amino-acid sequence MARNLVPKGLTSFLFILVLATAIHLTKATELKETKLSLYFQDISAHGAANATVVPVAGVAGKAWTFTQFGTVYVTDNYITETSDPNSAAVGRGQGMYVTAGLDGLNSHVMISLVFTNDEYSGSTIQIQGISKQFEPVREVAVVAGTGKFRFARGYATFETHFLDIPTQYAIIRCNVTVQHY is encoded by the coding sequence ATGGCACGAAACCTTGTACCGAAAGGACTAACCAGTTTTCTCTTTATCTTGGTTCTAGCCACGGCCATACATTTAACCAAAGCTACGGAACTTAAAGAAACCAAGCTGTCCCTCTACTTCCAAGACATCTCAGCCCACGGCGCTGCCAATGCCACGGTTGTCCCAGTTGCAGGTGTTGCCGGCAAGGCTTGGACGTTCACCCAATTCGGAACCGTCTATGTCACCGACAACTACATCACCGAAACCTCAGACCCGAATTCAGCTGCAGTCGGCCGTGGCCAAGGCATGTACGTGACAGCCGGGTTGGACGGCTTGAATTCACATGTTATGATATCATTAGTGTTCACAAACGACGAGTACAGTGGAAGCACCATACAAATACAAGGTATTAGCAAGCAGTTTGAGCCTGTTAGAGAGGTTGCGGTGGTCGCAGGAACAGGGAAATTCCGGTTTGCTAGGGGCTATGCCACTTTTGAGACACACTTCTTGGACATTCCCACCCAGTACGCGATCATCCGGTGCAATGTCACGGTGCAACATTACTAG